The DNA region GCCGCCTGGAGAGGGTGGAAAACGAGCTGGGACGCCATGTGTTTATCGATTACGCCCACACTCCCGATGCCCTGGAAAAGGTGCTCACCTCCCTGAACGGCATAAAAACCGGGCGGATCATAACCGTCATGGGCTGCGGCGGAGACAGGGACCGGGCCAAGCGGCCCCTCATGGGGGCGGTGGCGGCTCTTTTGTCCGATCTTCTTGTGATTACCAGTGACAACCCCAGAACCGAGGACCCGGAAGCCATCATCGCCCAGATAATTCCCGGTGCCAGCCTCCATAAGAAGGAGCTTCCGGGCGGCGCCTTTTCCGAAACCGGCTTTCTTGTGGAGCCGGACAGGCGCCGCGCCATAGCCCTCGCCATAAGGGCAACGAGGCCCGGAGACACGGTCCTGGTGGCAGGAAAGGGTCATGAGGACTATATGATCATCGGAACCCAAAAGCGCCATTTCGACGACCGCCAGGAAGCGGCAAGGGCGCTTGCGGACCTGGGCGGAGGAAATTGATGGCCATGTGGACAAAAGCCGAAATTCTTGCCGCCATCGAGGGCAGGGTGATCAAGGAAGGGCCGGTTTCGGAATTCACCGGAATCTGCCTGGATTCGCGCCTGGTCAGGCCCGGCGACATCTTCATCCCCATAGTGGGTGAGCGCCACGACGCCCACGCCTTCATCGCCGAAGTGGCCGCAAAGGGCGCGTCCCTGATAATCGTCGAGGAAAAACGCACTGGCGCCCTTCCCGAAGGGGTCACCATCATTGCGGTCCCGGACACGACCCTTGCGCTTGGCAGGCTTGCGGCCCATCACAGGCGGAAGATGGCGGCCAGAATACTGTGTCTTACAGGTACAAATGGCAAGACCACTACAAAGGAAATGCTTTTCCTCATTTTCTCGGCGGTTTTCGCCACCCTTAAAACCAAGGGCAATTTCAACAACCACATTGGCCTTCCCCTGACTCTCCTGGAGCTTCGCCCGGAGCACGCATGGGCCCTGGTGGAGGCGGGGATGAACCATCCGGGCGAGATCGCCTATCTTACGGGAATCGCAAAGCCCGACATCGGCCTTGTGAACAACGTGGGACCCGGCCACCTGGAAGGCGTGGGCAGCGTGGAGGGTGTGGCCCTGGCCAAAAAGGAGCTCATCGACGGGATGGAGTCCGGCATCGCCGTCTTAAACGCCGACGATCCCTGGGTTTCCGCCATGGCCAAGGGTTTTCGCGGAAGGGTTATCTTCTTCGGCCTGGGTGAAAAAGCGGACGTGCGGGCCACGGACCTTGCGCTCACCGAAGAAGGCCAGACCTTCACCCTCAGGTTTCCCGAAAGCTCCGTTTCCGTGAGACTGAAGGCCTTCGGACGCCACATGGTGGAAAACGCCGCCGCCGCAGCAGCAGCCGGGTATGCGGCTGGAATCGACCCCAAGATTATCGCCGAAGCCCTGGGGAGATTTGAACCGGTGGCTGGAAGGCTCGCTCCCAAACCCCTCGAAAGCGGCGTGTACCTGCTTGATGACACCTATAACGCGAACCCAAGCAGCATGGCGGCAGCCCTTGAAACCCTGGTCTCCATCAAAAAGGATGGCCGGGCCGTGGCGATTTTGGGCGACATGTTCGAGCTTGGGGCCGATTCACGAAAAGAGCACGAGAAGCTGGGTCGGCTGGTCGCAAGGCTTGGGATCGACCTGGTTTTCGTGGCCGGTGAAAACGCCCGCCACGTGGTTGCTGGCGCGGTGGGTGCCGGGATGGATGAGAAGAGAATCATGGCCTCGGACCGGGAGGGCATAAGCGCCGCTGCGGGCAGGGCTTTAAGGCCCGGAGACCGGGTTCTCGTGAAGGGCTCGCGGGGCATGGCCATGGAAAAGGTTCTCGAGTATCTGGCGCAGGCTGATTCTGCCCGCTGAAAAAGCCGGGCTTGTTTGGCAGTCAGTTGAAAATCTTAAAGTGAAGAGGCTGGTGAAAAACGATGAGCCGCAAGGCGTTCGAAAAGCCGATTAGTAAACGTACCAAATGTACGTGGCGGAATCGGCTTTGAAGAACAACACTGCGGATCGCGTTTTTCGACGGCCTCTTCCGGGGCGGGGGCACCCACCATGTTTTACTACCTTCATCTGCTGGCGTCGGATGTATCGTTTTTCAGGGTATTTCAATATATTACGTTTCGTACCATATATGCAACAGTCACTGCTCTCGTCATCTCCTTCCTGCTCGGCCCTTACACCATAAGGCTTCTGCGCCGCCTGAAGGCAGGGCAGCCCATAAGGCTCGACGGCCCCGAATCCCATTACGACAAGAAAAACACCCCCACCATGGGCGGGGTTCTCATTCTCATAGCCCTGATTCCGGCCACCCTTTTATGGGCTGACCTGGCCAGCATCCACGTCTGGGTGGTGCTTTCGGTCACCATAGGAAGCGGCCTTGTGGGCTTCGTGGACGACTACAAAAAGGTGAGCAAAAAAGACCCCAAGGGCCTTCCCGGAAAACAGAAGCTCCTGTTCCAGTCTTTGGTGGCAGCCGCCGCCTGCACGGCCCTTGTAACGCACCCCGGTTTCGACACGCATCTCAACGTCCCGTTTTTCAAGGCCTTCCGCCCGGACCTCGGATGGCTCTACGTGCTGTTCGGAATGCTGGTGATAGTGGGTGCGTCCAATGCGGTAAACCTGACCGACGGCCTCGACGGCCTGGCCATCGTGCCAGTCGCCGTAACTGCGGGCACCTATCTATTATTCGCCTACGTTGCGGGCAACATCAAGTTCGCCACCTATCTCCAGGTTCCCCACGTTACCGGGGCGGGCGAAGTGGCTGTTTTCTGCGGGGCCCTCGTGGGGGCCTCCCTGGGCTTTCTCTGGTACAACTGCCATCCTGCGCAGATGTTCATGGGCGACGTCGGCTCACTGGCCCTGGGCGGGGCCCTGGGGAGCGTCGCAGTCACCACAAAGCAGGAACTCACCCTGGTGATCGTAGGGGGCCTCTTTGTTGCCGAAGCCGTTAGCGTAATGATTCAGACCGGGTGGTTCAAATATACCAGAATCCGTTTCGGAACGGGTAGAAGAATTTTTAGAATGGCCCCCATGCATCATCATTTCGAAAAAATGGGCTGGCCCGAAACCAAGGTTACGGTCCGCTTCTGGATCATAGCCGTTCTTTTGGCGCTTCTGTCCCTCAGCACCCTGAAATTGAGGTAAGACCTTGGACATCTTCGGAAAAAAGATACTCGTGGTGGGGCTTGCCAGAAGCGGCGACGCGGCGGCCCGTTTCTGCCTGGGGCGCGGTGCGGTGGTCACCGTGGCGGACGCAGCGTCCTCCCCCACCCTTGCCGAAAGGGCGGAAAAACTCCGCGCCCTGGGTATCACGGTTGTTCTGGGCTCCCAGGAGGACGAGCTTTTTCACGCTGCCGATATAATCGTGTTGAGCCCCGGAGTTCCCCACACCCTGGCCCCCATCGTGGAGGCGAAAAAAAGGGGCGCTCTGGTGATGGGCGAAATGGAGCTCGCCTGCCGTTTCGTAGAGGCCGACCTGATAGCGGTTTCCGGTACGAACGGCAAGACCACATGCACGACGCTTTTGTCCAAAATGCTGGAAAAGACCTTCGCCAACGTGCTTTTGGGCGGCAACATCGGCGACCCCCTTATCGGCTACGCGGACCGGAGCGAGAAGGCCGACTGCGCGGCTGTGGAGGTGTCGAGTTTTCAGCTCGACACCATAATCGACTTTCACCCCCTTGTGTCGATTCTCCTGAACGTGACGGACGATCACCAGGACCGCTATTCCGGCATGAAAGATTACGCGGCCTCCAAGGAAAGGCTCTTTCTCAACCAGACCGAAAACGATTTCGCCGTGTTGAACGGCAAGGACGGCTACATAAGGGAAATGGCCCCAAGGATCAAGGCGAAGAAGTTTTTCTTCGCGGGCCGTCGGGAAAACGAGGCCGGGGCGGACATCCACAGGGACCGCATCGAATTTTTCCTTCCGGGAGGCGCGAACTGGACGCTCTCGCTGGAAAAGATGAGCCTCGCGGGCGAACACAACCGGGAAAACGTGGCGGCGGCGGCCCTTGGGGCCTATCTTGCGGGCGCGAAAGCCCAGGGCATCCAGGCCGCCCTGGACGAGTTCACGGGCCTGGCCCACCGCCTGGAATTCGTGGCCGAAATCAACGGCGTCCGCTACTACGATGACAGCAAGGGAACCAACGTGGACGCGGTTCTCCGCGCCCTGGAGGGCTTCGACGAGCCCCTGGTGCTCATAATGGGGGGGCGCGACAAGGCCAGCGATTTCACCGTGCTAAGGGACATGGTCCAAAAAAAGGTGAAGCTCCTGATTCTCGCCGGGGAGGCCGGGCCGGTCATCGGCAAGGCCCTTTCGGGAACCACCGCCATAGAGACCGCGCCGAACGTGCCGGAGGCAGTGAGGATGGCGGCGCGGGCAGCAAAACCGGGCTGGGTGGTGCTCCTGTCTCCTGGATGCGCCAGCTTCGACGCCTACAACTCCTACGCGGAAAGAGGGAGGGACTTCTGCCGGGCCGTGCGCAGCCTGGTTCAATAGATAGAAACTGTGGATATTATAGGTTTCAAATCAGTCGGCCTTTTAACAACACGTTGAAAAAGGCTGGATATGAAGCCTGTCCAAAAACGATGAAGCACGACACAGCAATTCGCGTTTTTAGACAGGCTGATAAGGACCGGCTGAAACGTCCTCAGGAACATAGTCAACAGAATAAGGAACAGCGTTTCACTGAAAAGGACATGGGGCAATGAGAGGCAAGGGCGGGGCGACAGGAAAAAGGGTATCCACCAGGGGTCTGGACGTGGCTCTCGTGGTGGGGGTAATGGGCCTGGCGGGAATCGGCCTGGCGATGGTCTACAGCGCAAGCACTGCTTGGGCTCTTAAAATGCACGGCGCGGAAACATATTTCATAAAAAGGCAGATAGTCTACTTTCTTGCAGGAATTACGGCTTTCTACGTGGCCTACAGGATTCCCTACCAGATATACCGGAGCCTGGCCTACCCTCTTCTGGCCCTTACGGGCCTGCTTCTGATTTTGGTGCATGTTCCGGGCATAGGGCACTCCGCAGGCGGCGCGACCAGATGGATAAAGCTTCCGGGAATGATGTTCCAGCCTTCTGAACTGGCCCGTATAGCGATAGTGGTCTACTACGCCTATTCCATGACCAAGAAGCAGAAGGTGATGCAGAATTTCTACCTGGGAATCCTGCCCCACATCCTGGTCACGGGCCTTTTGTGCGGGCTTTTGCTCACACAGCCCGACTTCGGCTCCTCGGTTCTTCTTGTGGGCGTAAGCGGCCTGATGCTCTTCATCGGCGGGGCAAGGACCTCCACCCTTTTGTTCATGGGAAGCTACGCCTTTGTCCTGGGCCTGTCCCTCATCATGGGCTCCGAGTACAGGTCTGAAAGGTTTCTGGCCTTTCTGAATCCCTGGCTCTACGAAAACGACCAGGGCTACCAGATATGCCACTCCCTCATGGCCTTCGGCACGGGCGGGGTCAACGGGTCCGGGTTCGGCGACAGCATCCAGAAGCTGCTTTACCTTCCGGAACCCCACACGGATTTCATTTTCTCAATAATCGGCGAAGAGGCTGGTTTGAGGGGCGTCGTATTCGTGGTGGGCCTCTACGGGCTGGTCCTGTGGAGGGGCATCGATATCTCCCGCAGGTCGAACACCATGTTCGGCTCTTACCTGGCCATGGGCATAACCGCCGGAATCGGGATGCAGGCTTTTGTAAACATGGGCGTCGCCATGAGCCTTCTTCCGGCCAAGGGGCTCACCCTGCCCTTTTTGAGCTACGGCGGAAGCTCGCTTCTTCTGAACATGGCGGCAGTGGGCATTCTCTGCAACATAGGCGCAAAACGCCGCCCCAGGCTGGCGGCGGCAAAATCGCCATCAAGGGCCGAGGCGAACAGCCGCATCGGGAGAATGCCGTGGCCAAGCCCAGCCATGTAGGAATCATCATCGCGGGCGGCGGAACCGGGGGACACCTGTTCCCCGGCATCGCCGTTGCCCAGGCCGCGAAAAGGCTCGATCCCGGCGTGCGGGTGCTTTTCGTTGGCACGGACAAGCCCTTTGAAAGGGACGCAACCCAAAGGGCCGGGTTTGAGCACAAAAGCATAGCTGTGGAAGGACTCAAACGCAGGAGCCTTTGGAACAAGCTGATCGCCCTGGTGAAACTCGTCGGGGCGATTTTCACGTCTTTCGGAATTATCTGGAAATTTTCGCCTGACATCATTCTCGGAGTCGGTGGCTACGCTTCCGCCCCCTGCCTTCTGGCCGGATTCCTTATGGGGAAGAAACTTGCCATCCAGGAACAGAACGTGGCCCCCGGAATCACCAACAAGATTCTTGGGCGTCTTGTCGGCAGGATTTACGCCTCCTTTAATGAGAGCGGGCAGTTTTTTCCCGGCTCGAAAATCCTGGTGACCGGAAACCCGGTGCGCCTGTCCTTCATGGACGGATTGAGCGGTGAAAAGGCCCCTGAGCGCACCGCTGCCCCGGCCTTCACCGTTCTCATCACGGGAGGAAGCCAGGGCGCGCACGGCATGAACGTTGCCGTTTCCGAGGCCCTGAAAACCGAGGCGTTGAGGCTTGCGGGAATCTCTTTCATCCACCAGACCGGGGAAGCCGACCTTGCCATGATGGAAGAGGCCTATCGGGATTGGGGCGGCAGGTACGTGGTGCAGGCCTTTTTTCACGACATGGACAGGCGCTACGCGGCGACCGATCTGGTGGTCTGCCGGGCCGGGGCCACCACGGTGGCGGAACTGACGGCCCTGGGGAAGCCCGCTGTTTTCGTGCCCTTTCCCTTTGCCGCCGACAACCACCAGGAAAAGAACGCAAGGGCCCTTGAGGCGTCCGGCGCGGCAAGGGTGATAATTCAGAAGGACCTTTCGGGAAAGGTCTTCGCCGACACGGTGATCGAACTTTCCGAGAATCCTTCAGCCCTCAGGGAAATGGCCGAGGCCTCCAAAAGGCTCGGAAGGCCAAGGGCCGCAATGGACATAGCCGCCGACATGGCGGCCTGGATTTCCGGGCCGGAGAAGCCTCTATAGAATTCAAGGCTCCGCCGGAAGGCGGGGTCCGGGGCGCCTCAAGCGCGCTAAGCAGCCGTTGCAACGGAAAGCCACGGGAGGGAAAAGCATGTACCGGAAAAAGTATCACATCCACTTCGTGGGCATCGGCGGCATCGGCATGAGCGGCATAAGCGAGGTGCTTTTAAGCAAGGGCTACCTGGTGTCGGGAAGCGATCTCAAGTCGAGCGACATCACCCGCAGGCTGGCCGCCCTGGGCGGAATCATCCATGAGGGCCACTTTGCGGAGCACGCCACGGGGGCCGACGTTGTGGTGGTGTCCTCGGCGGTTGCCCCGAACAACCCGGAAGTGGTGGCGGCCAGGAACGCGGGCATCCCCGTTATCGCCAGGGCCGAGATGCTGGCCGAACTCATGCGGCTCCAGTTCTCCGTAGCGGTGGCCGGTTCACACGGGAAGACCACGACTACCAGCATGGTGGCCACGGTGCTGGCTGCGGGCGGCCTCGACCCCACGGTGGTGGTGGGGGGAAAGGTCAAGGCCCTGGGCACCAACGCGGTGCTTGGCCAGGGCGACTACATCGTGGCCGGGGCCGACGAGAGCGACGGCTCCTTTCTGAAAATGAGCCCAACCATAGCGGTTGTCACCAACATCGACCGCGAACACATGGATTTCTACGCCGACCTGGACGAGATCAAGGACTGCTTCGCCCGTTTCCTGGAGCGCCTGCCCTTCTACGGCCTTGCCGTGCTCTGCCTGGACTGCCCGTCGGTCCAGGACATCATCCCCACGGTCAAAAGGCGCATGGTGACCTACGGATTTTCGCCCCAGGCCGATTTCTCGGCCCTGGACGTGCGTTCATCGGGAGGGGGCAGCGTCTTTGCGGTGTCCCACAAGCAGGAGCTTTTGGGCGAAATCACCCTTGGCGTGCCGGGCCGCCACAACGTTTCCAACGCCCTTGCGGCGGTGGCCGTGGGCCTTGAGCTTTCGGTGGATTTCAAAACCATAGCCGAGGCCCTTTCCGGGTTCCAGGGCGTGGGCCGCAGGCTGGAGCTTAAAGGCGAGCGCAACGGTGTGATGGTGATAGACGATTACGGCCATCATCCCACCGAAATTGCCGCCACCTTCGCGGCCATACGCGACGCGTGGCCCAGGCGGCGGCTGGTGGTGGTTTTCCAGCCCCACCGGTACTCGCGCACCAAGGCCCTTTTCGAGGACTTCTCGCGGGCCTTCTACATGGCGGACAAGCTTATAATGCTGCCCATTTACGCGGCTTCCGAAAAGCCGATGGAAGGCGTGGACTCGAGAAACCTCTGCGCCAGCATAACCCGCCACGGCCACAAGAGCGCTGTTGCGGTGTCCGGCAAGAACGAGGCCATAGACATCCTTTGCGCGGAAACCAGGGCGGGCGACATGGTGCTCACCCTGGGAGCGGGCGACGTTTGGCAGGTGGGCGCGGCCTTTCTGGAAGCAGGGGACTAGGCCCGTGGCGATACCCGGCGACTTCCGCGACTGGCTCTCGGAGCGATTCGGGCCTTGCGCCCGATTCGGCGAGCCCATGAGCCGCCACACGAGCCTTGGCGTGGGAGGCCCTGCGGAAGCCTGGATTTCGGTGCCGGACCTTCCGGGACTTATCGAGCTTGTTTCAAAAATGCGGCAGGCGGGCCTTTCCTGGCGCATAACCGGCAGGGGCACCAACCTCTGGGTGAGGGACGAGGGGCTTTCCGGGGTGGTGATGACCCTGGGAAAGGGCTTCACCGGCATCGGCCTTATCGGCGAAGACAGCGGCCTAATCCTGGTTAGGGCCGGGGCCGGGGCCTCACTTTCGGCCCTTTGCCGCTTCGCCATAAAGCACGGCTTTTCCGGTATGAACTTCGCGGTGGGCATACCCGGATCGGTGGGCGGGGCGGTTTCCGGAAACGCCGGAACAGCGGCGGGCTGCGTGGCGGACAGGATCACGGGCCTCGAAATCATTACGCCTGACGCCGCCCCAAGGCGCATTGACAGGAATGACCTCGATTTTTCGTACAGAAGCCTTGCCCGCGCAGCCGAATTCTTCGGCTCCCCCGAAAGGCCCTCCATCATAACCGGGGCCATTTTCGCCCTTAAGCCCGGAAACGGCGATGAAATCGCAGCCGAGGCCGAGGCCCTGGCGGCCCGGAGAAAGGCCAGCCAGCCCTGGGGAGTGAAAAGCGCGGGCTGCTTTTTCAAAAATCCGAAAGGCGCGAGCGCGGGCCAGCTTATAGACAAGGCGGGCCTGAAGGGCCTTCGGGTGAATGATGCCCTGGTGTCGCCCGTTCACGCGAACTTTCTGGTCAACGCGGGCCACGCCTCGTCATCGGATTTTCTGGCCCTGGTGGAGATGGTCAAAGGCGAGGTGAAAAAAACCTTCGGAGTTGAACTGGAACTTGAAGTGATCACGCCCGGCGACTGAGAAGCCAAAGGCCCGACTGGCGGGGCGGAATCCGTTTTCAAACGACAATTTCAAACAAAAATATTTTTTTCAAAAGCGGGAAGCGGCAATGAAGCTCTGGAACAGAGAAAAGCCCGTAAAGAGGAATCTTTACAAGAAAAAGCCAGTCCCCGTCATGACCCCGAAACAGAAGCTGGTCTGGGCGGCGGGTATTTGCGCGGTGGTGGGGATAATGACCCTTTTCGGCCTTTCGGTGGTGGCGGCCTATGATCTGGCCATTCAAAGCCCGCTCTTCGCCGCTTCCAGGGTTGACGTAACCGGAAACAAGCGCCTGGACGCCAGCGAAATCCTCGAACAGGCCCGGATAGCCCCTGACGCCAACGTGCTTGCAATAAACCTGGACGAAGCCAGGGCGCGTCTTAGCGCCCATCCCTGGATAGCCTGGGCCTCGGTTTCGAGAAGGCTTCCCGACCGCCTGGAAATAAGCGTCCGCGAGCATACCCCCATGGCGGTTCTTTTCATGGGGCACAAAAAATACCTCATGAACACCGAGGGGCAGGCGTTCAAGCTCTTCGAGGAGGGGGACCCCGAAGGTCTCTGCGAGGTCAGGGGCCTTAAGCTCACCGATGTGTCCATAAAGGGCGAGCCCATGAGAAGGTCGGCAAAGGCGGTGGTGGACTTTCTGAACCTTATGCAGGCGGTGGGTTTCCCCATTCCGCCAGCCTCCGTGACCGGCCTTTATGCCGACCCCGACGTCGGCCTTTCAGTCACTGCCTTTGATCCGCCGATCACGGTTTTCATGGGATGGGACCATTACGATGAAAAAGCCGCCCGCCTGAAAAGGGTGGTTTACGAGCTTGGCAGGGAAAAGGGTCTGGCGGCCAAGTCCATCGACCTTTCCAAGGACGACCGCATAGTGGTCCGGCCCGTGCCCGAAGCCGCGCAAATCCGAAAAAAAGCCCGCAAGGAGGCATGAAAATGGGCAGGGAACCTGAACTGGTGGCAGGGCTCGACATCGGCACCACCAAAATATGTGCGGTGGTGGGCGAAGTCTCAAGCTCCGGGGTGAACATAGTGGGCATAGGCTGCCATCCCTCGGTGGGCCTTCACAAGGGCGTGGTGGTCAACATCGAGGCCACGGTGGAATCCATTCAAAGGGCCGTGGACGAGGCCGAGAAGATGAGCGGCTGCGAAATCTCCAACGTTTACGCTGGGATAGCGGGCGGCCACATCAAGGGATTCAACAGCCACGGCGTGGTGCCAATAAAGGGCAAGACCATCACCCAGACCGACGTGGACCGGGTGATCGAGGCCGCGCGGGCGGTATCCATTCCCATGGACCGGGAGATGCTCCACGTCCTGCCCCAGGAATACATCCTGGACGGCCTTGGGGGGATCAAGAACCCGGTGGGCATGACTGGCGTTCGCCTGGAGGCCCGCATCCACATCGTAACCGGCGCGGTGGCCTCGGCCCACAACATCATAAAGTGCGCCACCAAGGCCGGGCTGGACGTCATCGACATAGTGCTTGAGCCCATCGCCTCCTCCGAGGCGGTTCTCATGCCCGATGAAATGGAAGTGGGCACAGCCCTTATCGATATCGGCGGCGGCACCACAGATCTGGCCATTTTCGCCAACTCCCACATAAAGCACACCTTCGTGCTGGCCCTGGGCGGAAACAACCTTACCAACGACATAGCGATCGGCCTTCGCACCCCCATAGCGGACGCCGAAATGCTGAAGAAAAAATACGGTTCATGCGCAAGCTCCAAGATAAGCAAAGAGGAAATAATAGAGATACCCGGAGTGGGCGGGCGCACCGCCCGGAGGCTCCAGCGCCAGATACTGGGGGAAATCCTGGAGCCGCGCGTTGAGGAGATGTTCGCCCTGGTTCAGCAGGAAATCATCAGGGCCAGGATGCAGCATTACATGGCGGGCGGGCTGGTCTTAACCGGCGGCGCGGCCCTTCTGGACGGCATGACCGAGGCCGCCGAAAGGGTCTTCAACGTGCCCGCGCGCATAGGAAAGCCTCACGGGATCACCGGTTACGTGGATGCGGTGAACAACCCCATGTACGCCACGGGAGTGGGCCTGGTGCTTTACGGGGCGCGCCGGCAGACCCCCACCCAGTTTCGGATCAGGGACAAGAACCTTTTCGAGCGCGTCATTTCGCGCATGAAGCGCTGGTTCAAGGATGCGATGTGAGGAAGCGTCAACAGGCCCATGAAAAGGCGGTGAAAGGCCCTAAGCCGCCCGCCGCTTTTCATCAGCCCGTTGAAGGCCCTCGAAAGTTAACCCGGTCATTTTGTGAAACAACACCATTCGCCAAACACAGTCCAAGCGGGAAACATCATTAGCTTTGAACAAAAAGGGAGGAAGAACATGGCTGACATATACACCTACGTCGAGGGAACCTCACCGGCCAAAATCAAGGTAATAGGCACCGGGGGGGCCGGGTGCAACGCGGTGAACAACATGATAGACGCCGGAATCACGGGCGTAGATTTCATCGTGGCCAACACGGACGTTCAAGCCCTGGAGCGCTCCAAGGCCCTGAACCGCATCCAGCTGGGCGAACGCCTGTGCCAGGGCATGGGCGCGGGCGGCGATCCCGACACCGGGCGCGACGCGGCCAAGGAAAGCCGCGACTCCATCCGCCAGGCACTTGAAGGCGCGAACATGGTATTCATCGCCACCGGCCTCGGCGGCGGCACCGGCACCGGCTCCGCGCCCGTGATAGCCGAAATATGCAAGGACATGGAAATCCTCACCGTGGCCGTGGTGACCACCCCCTTTGAATGGGAGCTGGGCAGAAGGGCTTCCCTTGCCGACAGCGGCCTGAACGCGCTCAAGGAGCAGGCGGACACCGTCATAACCATTCCAAACGAAAAAATGCTGAAGCTGGCAGACGCCAACGTCCGGGCCCTGGACATTTTCAAGCAGGCCGACGAGGTGCTCATAAACTCGGTCAAGGGCGTGAGCGAGCTCATCATAAAGCCGGGTTACATCAACCGCGACTTCAAGGACCTTAAAAAGGTCATGACCAAGTCGGGCCTTGCCCTCATGGGCATAGGGGCGGCGGAAGGCGACAACAGGGCCGAGGTCGCGGCCAAGGCGGCCCTTTCCCATCCCCTCCTGGAAGACGTCAAGGCAATCGGCGCCCACGCGGTCCTGATCAACATAACCGCCGGAAGCGACCTTACCATGGCTGAAATGTACAAGGCCGCGAAGTACATCACCAACGAAACAGGCAGCCAGGCCGAGGTTTTCTTCGGGTTCGTCATCGATGATTCCCTTGGGCAGTTCCTCCAGGTCACGGTGATCGCAGCCGGAATCAGCCAGTCGAAACCGGTGTGCCTTCAAGCCGCGCCCGTGAAAGACGACAAGAAGGCGGCGGGCAAGGTGGTCAGCCTGCCCCAGCCCGAACCCGAAAACGTGTTCCAGAACCTGAAGGACATTTTCAGGGCAAGCGGCGGGATAAGCGTCGCGCCTTCCATTCTGCCCGGCCAGGCAGGCAAGATGCAAAAATCCACCCAGGCGGAAGATTCCTTTCCCGACCCCTACGACATGAAAAACGCCACGGGCGACAACCAGTACGAAAGCCCCGCCTTCCTGCGCAAGCAGGCGGTCGCAGGCGGAGGGCTCAAGTAGCAGCCGGAAGCGCCGTCAGCCGCTTCCATTCCCTTTTTCGGAAGACCCCGGCCAGGGGGGCGAATTTTCCCGCCCCCCTGGCCTATCCTTTCATGCTTGACTTAAAGACCGTCTCGGCTATCCTCGGGAAAGCCGTTTCGGTTCCGATTCTGTCCTTGACCGATTGATGCACCCGCCGCCGAAATCCCCGGGAAAGGCATTATAAAGTGGGCCTCTCATTCAAAGAAACCGGCCCCGCCTCAAAAAGCCTTCGAGGCCGCACCACCGTGGCGCTGTGCTACCCCAACACCTACGCCGTGGGCATGGCGAGCCTGGGGTTTCAGACGGTTTACAGGCTTTTTAACGAAAA from Deltaproteobacteria bacterium includes:
- a CDS encoding UDP-N-acetylmuramate--L-alanine ligase, whose translation is MYRKKYHIHFVGIGGIGMSGISEVLLSKGYLVSGSDLKSSDITRRLAALGGIIHEGHFAEHATGADVVVVSSAVAPNNPEVVAARNAGIPVIARAEMLAELMRLQFSVAVAGSHGKTTTTSMVATVLAAGGLDPTVVVGGKVKALGTNAVLGQGDYIVAGADESDGSFLKMSPTIAVVTNIDREHMDFYADLDEIKDCFARFLERLPFYGLAVLCLDCPSVQDIIPTVKRRMVTYGFSPQADFSALDVRSSGGGSVFAVSHKQELLGEITLGVPGRHNVSNALAAVAVGLELSVDFKTIAEALSGFQGVGRRLELKGERNGVMVIDDYGHHPTEIAATFAAIRDAWPRRRLVVVFQPHRYSRTKALFEDFSRAFYMADKLIMLPIYAASEKPMEGVDSRNLCASITRHGHKSAVAVSGKNEAIDILCAETRAGDMVLTLGAGDVWQVGAAFLEAGD
- the murB gene encoding UDP-N-acetylmuramate dehydrogenase, coding for MAIPGDFRDWLSERFGPCARFGEPMSRHTSLGVGGPAEAWISVPDLPGLIELVSKMRQAGLSWRITGRGTNLWVRDEGLSGVVMTLGKGFTGIGLIGEDSGLILVRAGAGASLSALCRFAIKHGFSGMNFAVGIPGSVGGAVSGNAGTAAGCVADRITGLEIITPDAAPRRIDRNDLDFSYRSLARAAEFFGSPERPSIITGAIFALKPGNGDEIAAEAEALAARRKASQPWGVKSAGCFFKNPKGASAGQLIDKAGLKGLRVNDALVSPVHANFLVNAGHASSSDFLALVEMVKGEVKKTFGVELELEVITPGD
- a CDS encoding FtsQ-type POTRA domain-containing protein, translated to MKLWNREKPVKRNLYKKKPVPVMTPKQKLVWAAGICAVVGIMTLFGLSVVAAYDLAIQSPLFAASRVDVTGNKRLDASEILEQARIAPDANVLAINLDEARARLSAHPWIAWASVSRRLPDRLEISVREHTPMAVLFMGHKKYLMNTEGQAFKLFEEGDPEGLCEVRGLKLTDVSIKGEPMRRSAKAVVDFLNLMQAVGFPIPPASVTGLYADPDVGLSVTAFDPPITVFMGWDHYDEKAARLKRVVYELGREKGLAAKSIDLSKDDRIVVRPVPEAAQIRKKARKEA
- the ftsA gene encoding cell division protein FtsA, encoding MGREPELVAGLDIGTTKICAVVGEVSSSGVNIVGIGCHPSVGLHKGVVVNIEATVESIQRAVDEAEKMSGCEISNVYAGIAGGHIKGFNSHGVVPIKGKTITQTDVDRVIEAARAVSIPMDREMLHVLPQEYILDGLGGIKNPVGMTGVRLEARIHIVTGAVASAHNIIKCATKAGLDVIDIVLEPIASSEAVLMPDEMEVGTALIDIGGGTTDLAIFANSHIKHTFVLALGGNNLTNDIAIGLRTPIADAEMLKKKYGSCASSKISKEEIIEIPGVGGRTARRLQRQILGEILEPRVEEMFALVQQEIIRARMQHYMAGGLVLTGGAALLDGMTEAAERVFNVPARIGKPHGITGYVDAVNNPMYATGVGLVLYGARRQTPTQFRIRDKNLFERVISRMKRWFKDAM
- the ftsZ gene encoding cell division protein FtsZ — encoded protein: MADIYTYVEGTSPAKIKVIGTGGAGCNAVNNMIDAGITGVDFIVANTDVQALERSKALNRIQLGERLCQGMGAGGDPDTGRDAAKESRDSIRQALEGANMVFIATGLGGGTGTGSAPVIAEICKDMEILTVAVVTTPFEWELGRRASLADSGLNALKEQADTVITIPNEKMLKLADANVRALDIFKQADEVLINSVKGVSELIIKPGYINRDFKDLKKVMTKSGLALMGIGAAEGDNRAEVAAKAALSHPLLEDVKAIGAHAVLINITAGSDLTMAEMYKAAKYITNETGSQAEVFFGFVIDDSLGQFLQVTVIAAGISQSKPVCLQAAPVKDDKKAAGKVVSLPQPEPENVFQNLKDIFRASGGISVAPSILPGQAGKMQKSTQAEDSFPDPYDMKNATGDNQYESPAFLRKQAVAGGGLK